One segment of Anatilimnocola aggregata DNA contains the following:
- a CDS encoding DUF1501 domain-containing protein produces the protein MLSRRSLLQSASCGFGYLALSGLCAQNARGEAKTAGNKLNNPLVPKQPHFPAKAKRVIFMCMRGAPAHVDTFDYKPQTGDKEHPGSVFKFQQAGESGLWISELFPELSKQADKLCLLNGMYANVPNHPQAFLQMHTGEFRFPRPSVGSWVLYGLGSENENLPGFITINPETRVGGAQNYASAFLPPIYQGSAIGYVGADISKATINNVTGTHLPASVKRNQLELVQEMNREHVAQRSDANLEAVIESLELGFRMQSAVPDLMDLRGESQATLDAYNVGNSRAVGRSLNDDFGRQCLLARRFAEAGVRFIEICHSNWDQHGNHRKELAANCEAIDRPISALLADLEQRGMLDETLIVWGGEFGRTALLSKDNGSNHNSSGFTFWLAGGGVKGGLAYGKTNETGRTAVENKVSFHDLHATLLHQLGLDYEQLTYRFAGRDFRINGTEPTRVVKEILA, from the coding sequence ATGCTCTCGCGCCGCTCGCTGTTACAGTCCGCTTCGTGTGGGTTTGGCTATCTCGCTCTTTCGGGGCTGTGTGCTCAAAACGCCCGTGGCGAAGCCAAGACGGCTGGCAACAAACTGAACAATCCGCTCGTACCGAAGCAACCACACTTTCCCGCGAAGGCCAAGCGAGTGATCTTCATGTGCATGCGCGGCGCGCCGGCCCATGTGGACACGTTCGACTACAAACCACAAACGGGCGACAAAGAACATCCCGGCTCGGTCTTCAAGTTTCAGCAGGCTGGTGAAAGCGGACTCTGGATTTCTGAACTGTTTCCCGAGTTGAGCAAACAGGCAGACAAACTCTGTCTGCTTAACGGGATGTATGCCAACGTTCCGAACCATCCGCAAGCCTTCCTGCAAATGCACACCGGCGAGTTTCGTTTTCCTCGCCCCAGCGTCGGCTCCTGGGTGCTGTATGGACTGGGGAGTGAGAACGAAAATCTGCCTGGATTCATCACCATTAATCCAGAAACTCGTGTGGGTGGCGCTCAAAACTACGCCAGCGCCTTTCTGCCGCCAATCTATCAGGGCTCGGCAATTGGCTATGTAGGCGCCGATATTTCCAAAGCGACGATCAACAATGTGACCGGCACACACCTCCCCGCAAGTGTGAAGCGCAACCAGTTAGAGCTGGTGCAGGAGATGAATCGCGAGCATGTCGCGCAGCGGTCCGATGCCAACCTGGAAGCCGTGATTGAATCGTTGGAACTGGGCTTCCGGATGCAGTCGGCAGTGCCCGACCTAATGGACCTTCGCGGCGAGTCGCAGGCCACGCTCGATGCCTACAACGTCGGTAACTCGCGAGCAGTTGGCCGCTCGCTCAACGATGACTTTGGGCGACAATGCCTGTTGGCTCGGCGCTTTGCCGAAGCGGGTGTCCGGTTTATCGAAATTTGCCATTCGAATTGGGATCAGCATGGCAACCATCGCAAAGAACTGGCTGCCAACTGCGAAGCCATCGATCGTCCAATTTCCGCCCTGCTCGCAGATTTGGAACAGCGTGGCATGCTGGACGAAACCCTCATCGTCTGGGGCGGTGAGTTCGGTCGCACCGCGCTGCTGTCGAAGGACAACGGCAGTAACCACAACTCTTCCGGCTTCACATTCTGGCTGGCAGGAGGTGGCGTGAAGGGGGGCCTCGCTTACGGTAAGACGAACGAAACCGGACGCACTGCTGTCGAAAACAAGGTTAGCTTCCACGACCTGCACGCGACCCTCTTGCACCAACTGGGATTGGACTACGAACAACTCACCTATCGCTTTGCTGGTCGCGATTTCCGCATCAACGGTACGGAACCGACCCGTGTCGTGAAGGAGATCCTGGCTTGA
- a CDS encoding PSD1 and planctomycete cytochrome C domain-containing protein: MTANSFIFRPGQFLVALAIGLSASQAVISAQESKANRQAVAFFEKKIRPVLVQHCYECHSATAKKVQGGLLLDSREGLLRGGESGPSIVPGKPQQSLLIQALKFESFEMPPKRQLPDGVINDFVKWVQQGAVDPRVATTVVQAADSQPPAPPGINVEEGKKFWAFQSITKPEPPKVKESNWSRTEIDRFVLASLEEHKLTPAADADPRTLIRRLYYDLTGLPPTPEETVTFAQSYAADRQASVEALVDSLLASRQFGERWGRHWLDVARYGESNGNVRNSTFPYAWRYRDYVIAAFNADKPYDRFLTEQIAGDLLQTDSQEERNANLTATGFLALGSKPNAQGNPNFQMDVVADQIETVTTAAMALTVACARCHDHKYDPIPTRDYYALAGIFTSSETLYGAGGNNMGGAPPTDLHVLATKDSPAPLPVVQPEEAGTKGKKKGNAKGKAAPKYPAGTPLAMGVRDRTTPADCKINLRGELRQLGAAVPRGFIQVCTIGEPPALDAEQSGRLQLAQWITAPQHPLTARVAVNRIWHHLFGQGIVRTPDNFGLHGEPPTHPELLDYLATKFVADGWSFKKFIRSVVLSRVYQMSSEFDASSFTADPDNLYLWRHQRRRLDAESFRDSALAVSGQLDRSPGEGSVLARLGEALIQDKLTPDKIHQPSNRRSIYLCILRNGEPEELTVFDLADPSLVVGARNVTTVPAQGLFLMNSPFMVQQAERFAERVLAWQNPQGNANDANRIGLAYQLALQREPTSAELKRAEAFLRSAQVELYATTPDQRRRAWSALGQSLYSTNEFRHID; encoded by the coding sequence ATGACCGCAAATTCGTTTATCTTTCGGCCTGGGCAATTCCTGGTTGCACTGGCCATAGGGCTGAGCGCCAGCCAGGCGGTTATCTCCGCTCAGGAGAGCAAAGCAAACCGGCAAGCGGTTGCGTTTTTCGAAAAGAAGATCCGCCCTGTGCTGGTCCAGCACTGTTACGAGTGCCATTCGGCGACGGCCAAAAAGGTTCAAGGAGGCTTGTTGCTCGATTCCCGGGAAGGTTTGTTGCGAGGTGGCGAATCGGGCCCTTCTATTGTTCCCGGCAAGCCGCAGCAGAGCCTGCTTATTCAGGCATTGAAGTTCGAGAGTTTTGAAATGCCGCCGAAGCGGCAACTGCCAGATGGGGTGATCAACGACTTTGTGAAATGGGTGCAGCAGGGAGCGGTCGATCCGCGCGTTGCAACCACCGTCGTCCAGGCGGCTGATTCCCAGCCACCAGCACCGCCGGGGATCAATGTCGAAGAGGGGAAGAAATTCTGGGCATTCCAGTCCATTACCAAACCCGAACCACCCAAGGTTAAAGAGTCGAACTGGTCGCGCACGGAAATCGACCGCTTTGTTCTAGCCAGCCTCGAGGAGCACAAACTTACTCCGGCGGCCGATGCTGATCCTCGCACTTTGATTCGCCGGCTCTATTACGACCTAACGGGACTGCCACCCACGCCCGAGGAAACCGTGACGTTTGCGCAATCCTATGCCGCCGATCGGCAGGCAAGCGTTGAGGCTCTGGTTGATTCCCTGCTCGCTTCGCGACAGTTCGGAGAACGCTGGGGACGTCATTGGCTGGACGTTGCTCGCTATGGTGAATCGAACGGCAACGTTCGCAATTCGACCTTTCCCTATGCGTGGCGTTATCGTGACTACGTAATCGCGGCCTTCAATGCCGACAAGCCCTACGACCGCTTTCTCACCGAGCAAATCGCTGGTGACCTGCTTCAGACCGACTCGCAGGAAGAACGAAACGCCAACCTTACAGCCACCGGGTTCTTAGCCCTCGGTTCTAAGCCAAACGCACAAGGGAATCCGAATTTCCAAATGGACGTTGTCGCTGATCAAATCGAAACGGTCACGACCGCGGCCATGGCTCTGACGGTTGCTTGTGCGCGTTGCCACGATCATAAGTACGATCCTATTCCAACCCGCGACTATTATGCGCTCGCCGGCATCTTCACCAGCAGCGAGACTCTCTATGGGGCTGGCGGCAACAATATGGGGGGCGCGCCGCCGACCGATTTGCATGTGCTGGCAACTAAGGACTCGCCTGCTCCGTTGCCGGTTGTTCAACCTGAGGAAGCAGGAACGAAAGGAAAGAAAAAAGGAAACGCGAAGGGAAAGGCCGCACCCAAGTATCCAGCTGGAACGCCGCTAGCGATGGGGGTCCGCGACCGCACGACACCTGCTGATTGCAAAATCAATCTCAGAGGTGAGTTGCGTCAACTGGGTGCTGCTGTACCGCGTGGTTTCATACAAGTCTGCACGATTGGCGAACCACCTGCACTCGATGCGGAGCAAAGTGGCCGACTGCAATTGGCTCAGTGGATCACGGCACCGCAGCATCCGCTTACTGCCCGAGTTGCCGTGAATCGCATCTGGCACCACCTGTTTGGCCAAGGCATTGTCCGCACACCGGACAACTTCGGCTTGCATGGCGAACCACCGACTCATCCAGAGCTACTCGACTACCTTGCCACGAAGTTCGTCGCCGATGGTTGGTCGTTTAAGAAGTTCATTCGCTCGGTCGTTCTCAGTCGCGTTTATCAAATGAGCAGCGAGTTCGACGCGAGTTCATTTACCGCCGATCCAGACAACCTGTACCTGTGGCGGCATCAACGCCGGCGCTTAGACGCGGAATCGTTCCGCGATTCCGCGCTGGCAGTCAGTGGCCAATTGGACCGTTCACCCGGCGAAGGCTCGGTGCTGGCTCGACTCGGCGAAGCGCTCATTCAGGACAAACTCACGCCGGACAAGATTCATCAGCCTTCCAATCGTCGCAGTATTTACCTCTGCATACTCCGCAACGGGGAGCCCGAAGAGCTGACTGTCTTCGATCTGGCTGATCCCAGCCTCGTGGTCGGAGCACGCAATGTTACGACAGTGCCGGCACAAGGACTGTTTTTAATGAACAGCCCGTTCATGGTTCAGCAGGCGGAACGATTTGCCGAGCGAGTTTTGGCGTGGCAGAATCCACAAGGAAATGCAAACGACGCCAATCGTATAGGACTGGCCTATCAACTGGCGCTGCAACGGGAACCCACTTCGGCTGAATTGAAACGTGCGGAGGCGTTTCTGCGGTCAGCCCAGGTGGAATTGTATGCCACGACGCCTGATCAGCGCCGACGCGCCTGGTCCGCGCTGGGGCAATCGTTGTACTCCACGAATGAATTCCGACACATCGACTGA
- a CDS encoding sialidase family protein, whose amino-acid sequence MKTQILGLAVGITSLMSSALAVPPQSSNNGRLEGPRNVRHSAASPAHLRVEWDDIATGEAGYRIWRREAGGEWYLAGITGPDVTHFDDGGMNPSTNYEHRVAAFNKSGGEESAVSGASSTLPMTAHLAAEVLIPSGKTYPSGPSSVLLNSGELLLAYQTGTAEKRKNHANASIWLRTSRNGRAAWSDGRLLLGGDAQTVFGKSALVRTQDGRLGMTFSRWTCDDKGKIVDRKRQFIASADEGKTWSEPVDVGPLSANNHTLIVGDKGRLLEALSDFSGVAKIYGSDDHGGTWRELGSVAGKRLGEAGLAHVGDGRIVFISRHEWPFYRLSFSSDNGVTWEKTDALLPLGGGDNPPKLVVLPDGKTLAAVVHSWYSGKKAKDRRQLASLVSRDGGRTWDNFRLIGFAPDGDDGFLQHSLMFASDVGYLFYGGGSRLDTNDGKDLRLIRLHADFITSTVRWPYDWQGKQLSEFDLKAPQGVR is encoded by the coding sequence ATGAAAACTCAGATTCTTGGTCTTGCGGTCGGCATTACTTCGCTGATGTCGTCCGCTTTGGCGGTGCCACCGCAATCATCCAACAACGGCCGCCTGGAAGGTCCGAGAAACGTGCGACATAGCGCGGCTTCGCCGGCGCACTTGCGTGTCGAATGGGATGACATCGCGACGGGCGAAGCGGGCTATCGCATCTGGCGACGCGAGGCCGGGGGTGAGTGGTACCTGGCGGGAATCACCGGACCCGACGTCACTCACTTTGACGACGGCGGCATGAACCCATCGACTAACTACGAGCATCGGGTTGCGGCGTTCAACAAGAGTGGAGGCGAAGAGTCGGCCGTTTCCGGAGCATCGTCCACGCTGCCGATGACTGCGCACCTGGCTGCCGAAGTGCTCATCCCGTCAGGGAAGACATATCCTTCCGGACCGTCGTCGGTCTTATTGAACTCAGGCGAACTGCTCCTGGCCTATCAAACCGGAACCGCTGAGAAACGTAAGAATCACGCGAATGCATCTATCTGGCTACGTACCTCGCGCAATGGACGCGCCGCCTGGTCAGATGGCAGGCTGCTGCTCGGCGGCGACGCCCAAACGGTGTTCGGCAAATCGGCCCTCGTGCGGACGCAGGATGGCCGGTTGGGAATGACTTTCAGTCGTTGGACGTGCGACGATAAGGGAAAGATCGTCGATCGAAAACGGCAATTCATCGCGTCGGCTGATGAAGGGAAGACTTGGAGCGAACCGGTCGATGTGGGGCCCTTGTCGGCGAACAATCACACGCTCATCGTTGGTGACAAGGGGCGGCTACTCGAAGCGCTTTCTGATTTTTCCGGCGTCGCGAAGATCTACGGCTCCGACGATCACGGCGGCACGTGGCGCGAGCTCGGAAGTGTCGCCGGCAAACGACTCGGCGAAGCGGGGCTCGCCCACGTCGGCGACGGGCGGATTGTGTTCATCAGCCGCCACGAGTGGCCCTTCTACCGGTTGAGCTTCTCGAGCGATAACGGCGTGACCTGGGAAAAGACCGATGCGTTGCTGCCGCTCGGCGGCGGCGACAATCCTCCCAAACTCGTCGTGCTGCCCGATGGCAAGACTTTGGCGGCCGTCGTTCATTCCTGGTACTCGGGCAAGAAGGCGAAAGATCGCCGCCAGCTTGCTTCGCTCGTCAGTCGCGACGGCGGCCGCACCTGGGATAACTTCCGGCTGATCGGCTTTGCCCCAGATGGTGACGACGGCTTCCTGCAGCATTCTCTAATGTTCGCGAGCGATGTCGGTTATTTGTTCTATGGCGGAGGTTCGCGACTCGATACGAACGACGGCAAAGACCTGCGTCTGATTCGGTTGCATGCAGACTTTATTACTTCCACGGTTCGGTGGCCGTATGACTGGCAGGGAAAGCAGCTAAGCGAATTCGACTTGAAAGCACCACAGGGTGTTCGCTGA